A single region of the Mycobacterium lentiflavum genome encodes:
- the hpt gene encoding hypoxanthine phosphoribosyltransferase: protein MSSPLVVRPLTWHAVGVAQTSSAITPEQPVDLYPGDIKSVLLTTEQIQARIGELGGQIGTDYRESVTQTGEDLLLITVLKGAVIFVTDLARAIPVPTQFEFMAVSSYGSSTSSSGVVRILKDLDRDINDRDVLIVEDVVDSGLTLSWLLRNLKTRHPRSLRVCTLLRKPDAVRANAEIAYVGFDIPNDFVVGYGLDYDERYRDLSYIGTLDPRVYEQ, encoded by the coding sequence TTGTCGTCGCCGTTGGTTGTTCGGCCGCTGACATGGCACGCTGTGGGCGTGGCCCAGACCTCCTCGGCGATAACCCCCGAGCAGCCCGTGGACCTGTACCCGGGGGATATCAAGTCTGTGCTGCTCACGACCGAGCAGATCCAGGCCCGCATCGGCGAGCTCGGCGGCCAGATCGGCACCGACTACCGCGAGTCGGTCACCCAGACCGGGGAGGACCTGCTGCTGATCACCGTCCTCAAGGGCGCGGTGATCTTTGTCACCGACCTGGCTCGCGCGATCCCGGTGCCCACGCAATTCGAATTCATGGCCGTCAGCTCCTACGGGTCCTCGACGTCGTCGTCGGGCGTGGTGCGCATCCTCAAGGACCTGGACCGCGATATCAACGATCGCGACGTGCTGATCGTCGAGGACGTCGTCGACTCCGGTCTGACCCTGTCCTGGTTGCTGCGCAACCTCAAGACCCGTCACCCCCGCTCGCTGCGGGTGTGCACGCTGCTGCGCAAGCCCGACGCGGTCCGGGCCAACGCCGAGATCGCCTACGTCGGCTTCGACATCCCCAACGACTTCGTGGTCGGCTACGGCCTGGACTACGACGAGCGCTACCGCGACCTGTCCTACATCGGAACCCTGGACCCCCGGGTCTACGAGCAGTAG
- the tilS gene encoding tRNA lysidine(34) synthetase TilS: protein MDRQGPVGQLYAAVEAFAKTYLATADQWGVALSGGPDSLALTAVAAQLRPTTALIVDHGLQPESAAVAETARNQAIALGCVDAQVICVQVGNDGGPEAAARAARYAALSAYQLGPVLLAHTLDDQAETVLLGLGRGSGARSIAGMRPHDPPWCRPLLAVRRATTHAACRELGLTAWQDPHNSDRRFTRSRLRHEVMPLLEDVLGGGVAEALARTATALREDTEFIDTLAAQALPGVQADHGLRAEALATLADPVRRRVIRGWLLAGGATGLTDKQIRGVDALVTAWRGQGGVAVGSDLRGERLIAGRRDGMLALRREPV from the coding sequence ATGGATCGACAGGGTCCTGTAGGGCAGCTGTACGCGGCTGTCGAGGCGTTCGCGAAGACCTATCTGGCCACCGCGGACCAATGGGGTGTGGCGCTGTCGGGCGGGCCGGATTCGCTGGCGCTCACGGCGGTCGCGGCCCAGCTGCGGCCCACCACGGCGCTGATTGTCGACCACGGTTTGCAGCCCGAGTCGGCCGCCGTCGCCGAAACCGCGCGCAACCAAGCCATCGCGTTGGGATGCGTTGACGCACAAGTTATTTGCGTACAGGTGGGCAATGACGGGGGCCCCGAGGCCGCGGCGCGCGCGGCACGCTACGCCGCGTTGAGCGCTTACCAGCTCGGGCCGGTGCTGCTGGCGCATACCCTCGACGATCAGGCCGAGACGGTGTTGCTCGGGCTGGGCCGTGGCTCCGGAGCGCGCTCGATCGCCGGGATGCGACCGCACGATCCGCCCTGGTGCCGGCCGCTGCTGGCGGTCCGGCGGGCCACCACGCATGCCGCATGCCGCGAGCTGGGCCTGACCGCGTGGCAGGACCCGCACAACAGCGACCGCCGCTTCACCCGGTCCCGGCTGCGACACGAGGTGATGCCGCTGCTCGAGGACGTGCTCGGCGGCGGGGTGGCCGAGGCGCTGGCCCGCACCGCGACGGCGTTGCGGGAGGACACCGAGTTCATCGACACGCTGGCGGCTCAGGCGCTGCCCGGCGTACAGGCGGACCACGGCCTGCGGGCCGAGGCGCTGGCGACGTTGGCCGACCCGGTGCGGCGCCGGGTGATCCGGGGCTGGCTGCTGGCCGGCGGGGCTACCGGGCTGACCGACAAGCAGATCCGCGGGGTGGACGCGCTGGTTACCGCGTGGCGCGGGCAGGGCGGGGTGGCGGTCGGCTCGGATTTGCGCGGCGAGCGATTGATCGCGGGACGTCGCGACGGCATGCTCGCGTTGCGGCGTGAGCCTGTGTAA
- a CDS encoding zinc-dependent metalloprotease, producing MTAQPDLTLGTAVDWRFAATVGARLARPGPPASDYTRRQAIDELASSATKAEPLVRDVTGLATEGEVPAARIVDRGDWVRAAADSMRVMTNGTDQPRGFLTGRLTGAQTGAVLAFVASGILGQYDPFFADKEGCLLLVYPNVIAVERQLRVDPADFRLWVCLHEVTHRVQFTANRWLPHYMSDALALLTRDAGDDFGQVAGRLAEYVRNRGLGAPDASASGIVGLVRAVQSEPQRQALDQLLVLGTLLEGHADHVMDAVGPKAVPSVATIRGRFDDRRHRKPPPLQRLMRALLGLDAKLNQYTRGKAFVDHVVGRVGMERFNTVWSGPETLPLPAEIEDPQRWIDRVL from the coding sequence ATGACCGCCCAACCCGACCTGACTCTTGGTACCGCCGTCGACTGGCGGTTCGCGGCGACGGTCGGCGCCCGGCTGGCCCGGCCCGGTCCGCCCGCCAGCGACTACACCCGCCGTCAGGCGATCGACGAGCTGGCGAGTTCGGCGACGAAAGCCGAACCACTCGTGCGCGACGTGACGGGCCTGGCCACCGAAGGCGAGGTGCCGGCGGCCCGCATCGTCGACCGCGGCGACTGGGTTCGCGCCGCGGCGGACTCGATGCGGGTGATGACGAACGGAACCGACCAGCCGCGTGGGTTTCTCACCGGCCGGCTCACCGGTGCGCAGACCGGTGCTGTGCTGGCGTTTGTCGCGTCGGGGATTCTCGGCCAGTACGACCCGTTCTTTGCCGACAAAGAGGGTTGCCTGCTGCTGGTGTATCCCAACGTGATCGCCGTGGAGCGCCAGCTGCGGGTCGACCCGGCCGATTTCCGGTTGTGGGTGTGCCTGCACGAAGTCACGCACCGGGTGCAGTTCACCGCCAACCGCTGGCTGCCGCACTACATGTCGGACGCGCTGGCGTTGTTGACCCGCGACGCGGGTGACGACTTCGGACAGGTGGCGGGCCGGCTGGCCGAGTACGTACGCAACCGCGGTCTCGGCGCGCCCGACGCTTCCGCGTCGGGGATCGTCGGCCTGGTGCGCGCCGTTCAGTCCGAGCCCCAGCGCCAGGCGCTCGATCAACTGCTGGTGCTGGGCACCTTGCTGGAGGGCCACGCTGACCACGTGATGGATGCGGTCGGCCCCAAGGCGGTGCCGTCGGTGGCGACCATCCGCGGCCGATTCGACGATCGCCGTCATCGCAAGCCGCCGCCGCTGCAACGCCTGATGCGCGCCCTGCTGGGCTTGGACGCCAAGCTCAACCAGTACACCCGCGGTAAGGCCTTCGTCGACCACGTGGTGGGCCGGGTCGGGATGGAGCGGTTCAACACCGTGTGGTCCGGCCCCGAAACGCTGCCGCTGCCCGCCGAGATCGAAGACCCCCAGCGATGGATCGACAGGGTCCTGTAG
- the dacB gene encoding D-alanyl-D-alanine carboxypeptidase/D-alanyl-D-alanine endopeptidase, with translation MGRTRWRKSTQVFIGLAVLAFVAAVVAAATFFTSGGHGGGGAHVAVPPPRAPVVKPGMVPVADTAETPSAGALAAVLAPVAADPNLGRLGGRITDALTGKELWQVAADVPLVPASTNKVLSAAAALLTLDRQARISTRVVAGSPNAQGPIVLVGAGDPTLSAAPRDVPTWYRGAPRISDLVEQIHRSGMTPTTVQVDISAFTGPTMAQGWDPADIDNGDIAPIESVMIDAGRIQPSTVNSRRSKTPALDAGRELAKALGLDPAAVTIASAPSGARQLAVVQSAPLVQRLGEMMDHSDNVLAECIAREVAAAINRPRSFAGAVDAVTNRLNTAHVDTTGAMLVDSSGLSVDDRLTAKTLDGTVQAAAGPDQPSLRALLDLLPIAGGSGTLADRFLDQATNLGPAGWLRAKTGSLTAINSLVGVVTDRSGRVLTFAFISNAAGPNGRNAMDALATRLWTCGCT, from the coding sequence ATGGGTCGTACTCGCTGGCGGAAATCCACCCAGGTGTTCATTGGATTGGCCGTGCTGGCGTTCGTCGCCGCCGTGGTGGCCGCGGCAACCTTCTTCACCTCGGGTGGGCATGGCGGCGGCGGCGCACACGTTGCGGTACCGCCGCCGCGGGCACCGGTCGTGAAGCCGGGCATGGTGCCCGTCGCCGACACCGCCGAGACGCCCTCGGCCGGTGCGCTGGCGGCCGTGCTGGCCCCGGTGGCCGCCGACCCCAACCTCGGCCGGCTTGGCGGCCGGATCACCGATGCCCTCACCGGCAAGGAGCTTTGGCAGGTCGCCGCCGACGTGCCCCTGGTGCCGGCGTCGACCAACAAGGTCCTGTCGGCGGCGGCGGCGTTGCTGACGCTGGATCGTCAGGCCCGCATCAGCACCCGGGTGGTGGCCGGCAGTCCGAACGCCCAGGGGCCGATCGTGCTGGTGGGTGCCGGTGATCCGACGCTGTCGGCGGCACCGCGCGACGTGCCGACCTGGTACCGCGGCGCGCCACGCATCAGCGACCTGGTGGAGCAGATTCATCGCAGCGGCATGACGCCGACGACCGTGCAGGTGGACATCTCGGCGTTCACCGGCCCGACGATGGCGCAGGGCTGGGATCCCGCCGACATCGACAACGGCGACATCGCCCCGATCGAGTCGGTGATGATCGACGCCGGACGCATTCAGCCCAGCACCGTCAACTCCCGGCGGTCCAAGACCCCGGCGCTGGACGCCGGGCGTGAGCTGGCCAAGGCCCTGGGCCTGGATCCCGCCGCGGTGACGATCGCGTCGGCCCCGTCCGGGGCGCGCCAGCTGGCGGTCGTGCAATCGGCGCCGCTGGTCCAGCGGCTCGGCGAGATGATGGATCACTCCGACAACGTGCTGGCCGAATGTATCGCCCGCGAGGTGGCCGCGGCGATCAACCGGCCGCGCAGCTTCGCCGGCGCGGTCGACGCGGTGACCAACCGATTGAACACCGCGCACGTCGACACCACCGGCGCCATGCTGGTGGACTCCAGCGGGCTGTCGGTCGACGATCGGCTGACCGCCAAGACCCTCGACGGAACCGTGCAGGCCGCGGCGGGGCCGGACCAGCCGTCGCTGCGGGCGCTGCTGGATCTGCTGCCCATCGCCGGCGGCAGCGGGACACTGGCCGACCGCTTTCTTGACCAGGCCACGAATCTGGGGCCGGCCGGCTGGTTGCGCGCCAAGACCGGCTCGTTGACCGCGATCAACTCGCTGGTCGGAGTCGTCACCGACCGCAGCGGGCGGGTGCTGACCTTCGCGTTCATCTCCAACGCCGCCGGGCCCAACGGACGCAATGCGATGGACGCCCTGGCCACCCGGCTGTGGACCTGCGGGTGCACATGA
- a CDS encoding inorganic diphosphatase has translation MQFDVVIEIPKGQRNKYEVDHETGRVKLDRYLYTSMVYPTDYGFIENTLGEDGDPLDVLLLLPESVFPGVLVEARPVGMFKMVDEAGGDDKVLCVPAGDHRWDHIQDIGDVASYQLDVIKHFFSQYKALEPGKYVKAADWVGRAEAEAEVERSFARFKEGGH, from the coding sequence GTGCAATTCGACGTGGTCATCGAGATCCCGAAAGGCCAGCGGAACAAGTACGAGGTCGATCACGAGACGGGGCGGGTCAAGCTGGACCGCTACCTGTACACGTCGATGGTCTACCCGACCGACTACGGCTTCATCGAGAACACCCTGGGCGAGGACGGCGACCCGCTGGACGTGCTGCTGTTGCTTCCCGAGTCGGTGTTCCCCGGCGTGCTGGTCGAGGCGCGGCCGGTGGGGATGTTCAAGATGGTCGACGAGGCCGGCGGTGACGACAAGGTGCTGTGTGTTCCGGCCGGCGACCACCGCTGGGATCACATCCAGGACATCGGCGACGTTGCGTCCTACCAGCTGGACGTGATCAAGCACTTCTTCTCGCAGTACAAGGCTTTGGAGCCGGGCAAGTACGTCAAGGCGGCGGACTGGGTCGGTCGCGCCGAAGCCGAGGCAGAGGTCGAGCGCTCCTTCGCCCGGTTCAAAGAAGGCGGGCACTAA
- a CDS encoding DUF475 domain-containing protein, whose amino-acid sequence MAAARIFGISLLVTLAALALGYAHGGLNALFLLVALGVLEVSLSFDNAIINATVLKRMSPFWRQMFLTIGILVAVFGMRLVFPLLIVWATAGLDPVRAMHLALNPPPHGTLEFPDGSPGYEKLVLSAHPQIAAFGGIFLLMLFLDFVVYDRDIKWLKWIEVPFARIGRLAEVSVVATVIVLVLVGTQLTHSGDECATVLTAGLLGLVTYLIVNGLSTAFRPPDVDSAEASAPAVAVGKAGLMLFLYLEVLDAAFSFDGVTGAFAITSDPIVIALGLGLIGSMFVRSITVYLVQQQTLDRYVYLEHGAHWAIGALSVIMLLSIEPRYEIPEVATASVGVIFIGAAFGWSVLRIRRDAA is encoded by the coding sequence ATGGCCGCCGCTCGCATCTTCGGGATCTCGCTGTTGGTCACGTTGGCGGCCCTGGCGCTCGGATATGCCCACGGCGGGCTCAACGCCCTGTTTCTTCTGGTGGCCCTGGGCGTCCTCGAGGTGTCGCTGTCCTTCGACAACGCGATCATCAACGCCACGGTGCTCAAGCGGATGAGCCCGTTCTGGCGACAGATGTTTCTCACGATCGGGATTCTGGTCGCCGTGTTCGGTATGCGGCTGGTGTTCCCGCTGCTCATCGTGTGGGCGACCGCGGGCCTCGACCCGGTTCGCGCGATGCACCTGGCGCTCAATCCGCCCCCGCACGGCACACTGGAATTCCCGGACGGCTCGCCCGGCTACGAGAAGCTGGTGCTGTCGGCCCACCCGCAGATCGCGGCTTTCGGCGGAATATTTCTGTTGATGCTGTTCCTGGATTTCGTCGTGTACGACCGAGATATCAAGTGGCTCAAGTGGATTGAAGTCCCCTTCGCCCGGATAGGCCGTCTCGCCGAGGTTTCGGTGGTAGCCACCGTCATCGTGTTGGTGCTGGTCGGCACGCAGTTGACCCATTCCGGCGACGAGTGCGCGACGGTGCTGACGGCCGGGCTGCTGGGCCTGGTGACGTATCTGATCGTCAACGGGTTGAGCACGGCGTTCCGGCCGCCCGACGTCGACAGCGCCGAGGCATCCGCGCCGGCCGTGGCAGTGGGCAAGGCCGGCCTGATGTTGTTTCTTTACCTCGAGGTGCTCGACGCCGCCTTCTCGTTCGACGGCGTCACCGGTGCCTTTGCCATCACATCGGACCCCATCGTCATCGCCCTGGGCCTGGGGTTGATCGGCTCGATGTTCGTCCGGTCGATCACGGTCTACCTGGTTCAGCAGCAGACGCTGGACCGCTACGTGTACCTGGAACACGGCGCGCACTGGGCGATCGGCGCGCTGTCGGTGATCATGCTGCTGTCGATCGAGCCGCGCTATGAAATCCCCGAGGTCGCCACCGCCTCCGTCGGCGTGATCTTCATCGGGGCGGCGTTCGGATGGAGCGTGCTGCGCATCAGGCGCGACGCCGCCTGA
- a CDS encoding glycosyltransferase family 2 protein, producing MNIETDYQGVWIVIPAFNEATVIGEVVADVRSVFDHVVCVDDGSADGTGEIARKAGAHLVRHPVNLGQGAAIQTGVEYARRQPGARIFATFDADGQHRVKDVCTMVDRLIAEDVDIVIGTRFGGLKSSRPPLVKRIVLQTAARLSPRGRRLGLTDTNNGLRVFNKTVADGLNITMSGMSHANEFIMLVDENHWRVVEQPVEVLYTDYSKSKGQPLLNGVNIIFDGFLRGRIPR from the coding sequence GTGAACATCGAAACGGATTACCAGGGCGTCTGGATCGTGATTCCCGCCTTCAACGAAGCCACGGTCATCGGCGAGGTGGTCGCCGATGTCCGCTCCGTTTTCGACCACGTCGTCTGCGTCGACGACGGCAGCGCCGACGGCACCGGTGAGATCGCCCGGAAGGCCGGGGCTCATCTGGTGCGCCATCCGGTCAATTTGGGGCAGGGCGCGGCCATCCAGACCGGCGTCGAGTACGCCCGCCGCCAGCCCGGTGCGCGGATCTTCGCGACGTTCGACGCCGACGGGCAGCATCGCGTCAAGGATGTGTGCACGATGGTCGACCGGCTCATCGCCGAAGACGTGGACATCGTCATCGGGACGCGCTTCGGCGGGCTAAAGAGCAGCCGGCCGCCGTTAGTGAAACGGATCGTGCTGCAGACAGCGGCGCGGTTGAGCCCGCGCGGTCGCCGGCTCGGCCTGACCGACACCAACAACGGACTGCGGGTATTCAACAAGACGGTGGCCGACGGGCTGAACATCACGATGAGCGGGATGAGCCACGCCAACGAATTCATCATGCTAGTCGACGAAAACCATTGGCGCGTAGTCGAACAGCCTGTTGAGGTGCTCTACACCGACTACTCGAAGTCGAAGGGCCAGCCGCTACTCAACGGCGTCAACATCATTTTCGATGGGTTCCTGCGAGGAAGGATTCCGAGATGA
- a CDS encoding DUF2304 domain-containing protein, protein MNWIQVLLIGSIIVLLIYLLRSRRSSRSKAWVKVGYIFFVLGGIYAVLRPDDTTVVAHWFGVRRGTDLMLYALIMAFSFTTLSTYMRFKDLELRYARLARAVALEGAQAPEPR, encoded by the coding sequence ATGAACTGGATCCAGGTGCTGCTGATCGGGTCGATCATCGTGCTGTTGATCTACCTGCTGCGGTCGCGGCGCAGCTCGCGCTCGAAGGCCTGGGTCAAGGTCGGCTACATCTTCTTTGTGCTGGGCGGCATCTACGCCGTGTTGCGGCCCGACGACACCACCGTGGTCGCGCACTGGTTCGGGGTGCGCCGCGGCACCGACCTGATGCTCTACGCGCTGATCATGGCGTTCAGTTTCACCACACTGAGCACGTATATGCGGTTCAAGGACTTGGAGTTGCGCTATGCGCGCCTGGCCCGGGCCGTCGCGCTGGAGGGCGCCCAGGCGCCGGAGCCGCGCTAG